One Camelina sativa cultivar DH55 chromosome 3, Cs, whole genome shotgun sequence genomic window carries:
- the LOC104778613 gene encoding uncharacterized protein At4g02000-like, whose translation MPKIWRLDGRVNSRINEDGTVQFFFKQAHHLNTVYEGGPWTYKDWLIIVDKWSRRHYPDYLRVLKFWVKIHNIPDDSRNNRAITEIGEILGSVEEVVIQEPNINQAGEVMVRVKVDATSRLIFARFFCFEDQSEPTIVRFTFEKLRKFCTMCGSLSHLATTCLVHDQQIENSPILEPADDTMGEAASSNPNNENLEQHLQMDQERDLMDLIIPEXAPP comes from the coding sequence ATGCCGAAGATCTGGAGATTGGATGGCAGAGTAAACAGTAGAATTAATGAAGATGGAACAGTCCAGTTTTTCTTCAAGCAAGCCCACCACCTTAATACTGTTTATGAAGGAGGCCCCTGGACCTACAAGGATTGGCTGATAATAGTTGATAAGTGGTCTAGGAGACATTACCCCGATTACCTTCGTGTTCTTAAATTTTGGGTAAAAATTCACAATATCCCGGATGACTCTAGGAATAACCGTGCGATCACTGAAATTGGGGAGATATTAGGATCTGTAGAGGAAGTTGTTATCCAAGAGCCTAATATAAATCAAGCTGGGGAGGTTATGGTGAGGGTTAAAGTTGATGCCACCAGTAGACTCATATTTGCTCGCTTCTTCTGTTTTGAGGACCAGAGTGAGCCTACCATTGTCAGATTTACTTTTGAAAAGCTTAGAAAGTTCTGCACTATGTGTGGTAGTCTCTCCCATCTAGCTACAACATGCTTGGTTCATGATCAACAGATTGAAAATAGCCCCATCCTAGAACCTGCTGATGATACAATGGGAGAAGCAGCTAGTTCCAATCCAAATAATGAAAACTTAGAACAACATCTTCAGATGGATCAAGAAAGAGATCTTATGGATCTTATAATCCCGGAAGNTGCACCACCTTAA
- the LOC104766178 gene encoding alpha carbonic anhydrase 5, producing the protein MKISSIGCVFLLIFISITIVSSSTDQGEVEDEAQFNYEKNGEKGPENWGRLKPEWAICGKGNMQSPIDLTDKRVLVDHNLGYLRSQYLPSNATIKNRGHDIMLKFEGGNAGSGITINGTEYKLQQIHWHSPSEHTINGKRFILEEHMVHQSKDGRNAVVSFFYKLGRPDFFLLSLGRYLMRITDTHEAEESVGMIHPRTFDFESRHYYRYLGSLTTPPCSENVTWTISKEMRTVSLKQLIMLRVTVHDQSNTNARPLQRKNQRPVTLYKPTWHI; encoded by the exons atgaagatatCATCAATTGGATGCgtctttcttcttatcttcATCTCCATCACAATTGTCTCCAGTTCAACAGATCAAGGGGAAGTTG AGGACGAAGCACAGTTTAATTACGAGAAGAATGGAGAGAAGGGGCCAGAGAATTGGGGAAGGCTAAAGCCAGAGTGGGCAATATGTGGAAAAGGCAACATGCAGTCTCCGATTGATCTTACGGACAAAAGAGTCTTGGTTGATCATAATCTTGGATACCTTCGTAGCCAGTATTTACCTTCAAATGCTACCATTAAGAACAGAGGCCATGATATTATG TTGAAATTTGAAGGAGGAAATGCAGGTTCAGGTATCACTATTAATGGTACTGAATATAAACTTCAACAGATCCATTGGCACTCCCCTTCCGAACACACTATCAATGGCAAAAG GTTTATTCTTGAGGAACACATGGTTCATCAGAGCAAAGATGGACGCAACGCTGTTGTCTCTTTCTTTTACAAATTGGGAAGACCTGACTTTTTTCTCCTTTCG TTGGGAAGATATTTGATGAGGATAACTGATACACATGAAGCCGAGGAATCTGTCGGGATGATTCATCCTAGAACATTCGATTTTGAATCAAGACATTATTATAGATATCTCGGATCACTTACAACTCCACCATGTTCTGAAAATGTTACGTGGACGATTTCCAAAGAG ATGAGGACTGTGTCATTAAAACAACTGATCATGCTTCGAGTGACTGTACACGAT caATCTAATACAAATGCTAGACCGCTACAGCGTAAGAATCAACGTCCGGTGACACTTTACAAACCAACATGGCATATTTAA